The following are encoded together in the Flavobacterium sp. TR2 genome:
- a CDS encoding CIA30 family protein: MINTIKYSILLLFMLASFTACQNDDAASANIDAMVAEPGDLLNQAFPNNKVRVEGEGLTGLKKITLDNTINIAFNPNYNSDKSFIFTIPFDEKLGSRFGVQPITFTAANGSVTKNIEILQPVPTITKTTPTVATPGFPLEIEGTWFYNISSVTLAGKAVSYTVKSSSSIIIGLPADAASGSELAITTPGGTAKKTIDFATIILVSDFDGNGLRKDWTSYGDVESFSTSTAGGPTGNYTTLVWAGSTANGYNGSSGGGGASFLSASNTDAAKAYIDIDVSANVTGAQFAIQLNTIDGVNYGYNFKITDVNWMTKTISIADFKDNYGFGSNTAANLNPSKINEIKVGIAQGDTPNPSAIKFDNIKIRYQ; the protein is encoded by the coding sequence ATGATCAATACAATAAAATATAGCATTCTACTGCTTTTTATGCTGGCTTCTTTTACAGCCTGCCAGAATGATGATGCAGCCAGCGCAAACATAGATGCAATGGTTGCCGAACCGGGGGATTTACTAAATCAGGCCTTTCCAAACAATAAAGTAAGAGTTGAAGGGGAAGGTTTAACGGGACTAAAAAAGATTACACTAGATAATACTATCAATATTGCTTTTAATCCTAATTACAATTCAGACAAATCGTTTATTTTCACCATTCCTTTTGATGAAAAGCTAGGAAGCAGATTTGGTGTGCAGCCTATTACTTTTACAGCTGCAAATGGCTCTGTTACTAAAAACATTGAGATTTTACAGCCTGTACCAACAATTACCAAAACCACTCCTACTGTTGCAACTCCAGGATTTCCATTAGAAATCGAAGGAACTTGGTTTTATAATATTTCATCTGTAACCTTAGCAGGAAAAGCGGTAAGCTATACAGTAAAATCGTCTTCTTCAATTATTATCGGTTTGCCTGCAGATGCAGCTTCTGGATCAGAACTTGCCATTACTACACCTGGAGGAACAGCAAAAAAGACAATTGATTTTGCAACCATTATTCTGGTATCTGATTTTGACGGAAATGGCCTTAGAAAAGATTGGACATCTTATGGAGACGTAGAAAGTTTCAGCACCAGTACAGCTGGAGGTCCGACTGGAAATTACACCACATTGGTTTGGGCAGGTTCAACTGCCAATGGCTATAACGGAAGCAGTGGCGGCGGAGGAGCCAGTTTCCTAAGTGCTTCTAATACAGATGCAGCAAAAGCTTATATTGACATTGACGTAAGTGCAAATGTTACGGGTGCCCAATTTGCAATCCAGTTAAATACTATTGACGGAGTAAACTATGGCTATAATTTTAAAATTACGGATGTAAACTGGATGACAAAAACCATATCTATTGCAGATTTTAAAGACAACTACGGTTTTGGATCTAATACAGCTGCTAATTTAAATCCATCTAAAATCAACGAAATTAAAGTTGGAATTGCTCAGGGAGATACCCCTAACCCCAGTGCCATTAAATTTGATAATATTAAAATCCGTTATCAATAA
- a CDS encoding endo-1,4-beta-xylanase, with product MKSKFLLMLAGLVFFLNACSKDDNETVETLETPVANAPKDINDHGFKAKWNYVSHSKSYLLDISTTENFTSFVPNYNAKEITDLNDAVTGLTGGTQYYYRVRAKNETQISDYSNVIAVVTTGSSGIPEDPTFLKVKVNKLANPFFVGMAIKASQLTSGSPYDVILKNEFSSISAEYEMKMDQISTASGVYNWTVADKIVAYGNANSINVHGHALVWHNAVPQWLKDFSGTDAEFAAEVKKYITDVVTHYAGKVKSWDVVNEAVDDSGAMKNTIFLQRMGPNYVKDCFQWARNAAIAAGDASLLLFYNDYATSTNTAKQDKVFSLLDDLKAAKVVDGVGFQMHNTYLSPTKAQIQTDLNKAVAKGLKIHVSELDIQVNQFNDISAFTNERRLAQKAKYKEMVQIYNALPAANKYALTIWGMRDNESWIPFSTELNHPGNDWPLLYDSNFAVKSSHTGFLEGLD from the coding sequence ATGAAAAGTAAATTTTTATTAATGCTGGCTGGCCTCGTCTTTTTTTTAAATGCATGCTCGAAGGACGATAACGAAACTGTTGAAACTCTGGAAACGCCAGTTGCCAATGCTCCAAAAGATATAAATGATCATGGTTTTAAAGCCAAATGGAATTATGTTTCGCATTCCAAAAGCTATCTCCTGGATATTTCAACTACAGAAAACTTCACCTCTTTTGTCCCAAATTACAATGCAAAAGAAATTACTGATTTAAATGATGCTGTAACAGGTTTAACCGGAGGAACGCAATACTACTACAGAGTGAGAGCCAAAAACGAAACGCAAATTTCTGATTATTCAAATGTAATTGCGGTTGTTACAACAGGCTCAAGCGGTATTCCTGAAGATCCCACTTTTTTAAAGGTAAAAGTAAATAAGCTAGCCAATCCGTTTTTTGTTGGTATGGCGATAAAAGCTTCACAATTGACAAGCGGAAGTCCTTATGATGTTATTCTGAAAAATGAATTCAGCAGCATTTCTGCCGAATACGAAATGAAAATGGATCAGATCTCAACTGCAAGCGGTGTTTACAACTGGACTGTAGCCGATAAAATTGTGGCTTACGGAAATGCCAATAGCATCAACGTGCACGGCCATGCCCTAGTTTGGCATAATGCAGTGCCGCAGTGGCTAAAAGATTTTTCTGGAACAGATGCTGAATTTGCAGCTGAAGTTAAAAAATACATTACTGATGTGGTAACGCATTATGCGGGAAAAGTAAAATCTTGGGATGTGGTTAACGAAGCTGTAGATGACAGTGGCGCCATGAAAAATACTATTTTCTTACAGCGAATGGGGCCTAACTATGTAAAAGACTGTTTTCAATGGGCAAGAAATGCCGCAATTGCTGCTGGTGATGCTTCTTTATTATTATTCTATAATGATTACGCTACCTCAACTAATACAGCAAAACAAGACAAAGTTTTTAGCTTACTGGATGATCTAAAAGCTGCTAAAGTTGTTGACGGTGTTGGCTTTCAGATGCACAATACCTATTTAAGCCCAACCAAAGCGCAAATACAAACAGATCTTAACAAGGCTGTTGCAAAAGGCTTAAAAATTCATGTTTCAGAATTGGATATACAGGTAAACCAGTTTAACGATATCTCTGCATTTACTAATGAAAGAAGACTGGCTCAAAAAGCAAAATATAAAGAGATGGTGCAGATTTATAATGCGCTTCCAGCGGCAAACAAATACGCTTTGACAATTTGGGGAATGAGAGATAATGAATCATGGATTCCGTTCAGCACTGAACTGAATCACCCAGGCAATGACTGGCCTTTATTGTACGATTCTAATTTTGCGGTCAAAAGTTCACATACCGGATTTTTAGAAGGTTTAGATTAA